The DNA sequence AGGCGAGTTCTTCTCCCTCGTGGAGCCTGACGATATCGAGAATATCGACAGTATCCTGCGCACCATCCACATTCTCAATACCGGCAGGCTCAACCGTTCCCGCGCCCGCATCTTCGTCAACTTCCATCCGGGCCTGTTCCAGACGCCGGCAAAGATGCGGCAGGAAGTGGAGCGCATGCGCCTTGCCGCCCACGAGGCCGGAATGACGGCAGACCGTATCGTCTGCGAAATTTCCGAGAAAAAAGCCTCCGACACGCAGATGGTCGCAGACTTCGCCTACCACATGCACGACATCGGCTTTCGCGTGGCTCTGGACGACTACGGTGCCGGCGATTCCGACATCGACCGGGTAAAACTCATCAAACCCGATTATGTCAAATTCGAAGCGGGTTGGGTGCGCGATTTCATGCAGAATTCTGCAGGGGCAGCCCTTCTGCGCGTCATCGTCAGCCAGTTTCGCGACGATGGAATAGAGCCGGTATTCGAAGGGCTGGAGAGCGGCTGGCAGGTCGATCTGTGTGAGGAACTCGGCGTCGTGCTGATGCAGGGTTACGCTCTCGCCAAACCGGAACTCGCACCCACGAGTTTCGACGCACGCTTTCCCGAACTCGGCAGCGCCTATTTCAATACTGCTCCGCGGACGGACCGTACGATGCCACCATTTTTCCGCGAAGAGCGCCAGACGGAGCCGCATCCACAGCGCCAGACCCGCACCTTCGGAAAACGCGGCCTCTGAGCCTATCTGCGGCAGGCAGTTCCCTGTAATCGCGTTTGCCACAATATTGCCGCAATAAATACCGCGGAACGCCAGAATTCGGTCTCCAAGCCGTCCATTTCGAAGCCTCTTTTATCCTTCATGGACAGGGACAAGAGGCAATCGCCATGTTTACCAACGACCGGACTTCCGTTGAAAGGTTAAGGGCGCAGAGAACGCTGTTTTCCCTCTGGATGGCAGCGGCTGCTTTTCTTGTCATCGTCACCATGGCCGCGGGTATCGCGACATCCGCCAATGCGGCGGCCCAAGCCGTCGATACATTGCAAACTGCCTCGATCCCGCAAGCGGCCACCTCGCAGGCGGGTCCGCACTTCCTGCTCATCATCCTTTCGGCTGCGGCCTTCATCGGCCTCGGCATCGGCGGCCTGACGCTTACCCGGCGCAGTCTCAAGGATGAAGCCCGCCGCTACAAATAAGCTGATGCCCCAAAAGCCATGGCAGTCGCCCCGTCTGGCGGTGACCTCCTTCCGCCGGCTTGCGGCACCGGCAGGTTGCTGCTAAAGCACCCGGGAAACCGTCTGATCGACATTTCAAAAAATCCCCGAATTGCCAGGGCCGCGATTGAATGATCTTCCGGCCCCTTGTGTGCTGGTGCCAACAATGACGCGTATTCAGGCCAATATGCTGCTTCTGCTCGCCGCAGCGATCTGGGGAGGCGGCTTTGTCGCGCAATCCTCCGCCATGGCCTCCATCGGCCCTTTCTGGTTCGTCGGCCTGCGTTTCGCCATTGCCGCAATCGCCGTGCTGCCCTTTGCGATGATGGAAACCCGGTCGAAAAAGTCGCCGCCGCGCCGCAAGGAGATCGGCAGCTTCATTCTCGTGGGCCTTGCCCTGTTCGGCGGCGCCACCACCCAGCAGGTCGGGCTTTTGACCACGACCGTCACCAATTCCAGCTTCCTGACCGGGCTTTACGTCATCTTCGTTC is a window from the Agrobacterium tumefaciens genome containing:
- a CDS encoding EAL domain-containing protein, which encodes MAPKSIFSSLVREVDGTWSTAYQTFNLKSALQPIFRRTTSGALDIDSFEGLVRPHRNGEPVTPGEFFSLVEPDDIENIDSILRTIHILNTGRLNRSRARIFVNFHPGLFQTPAKMRQEVERMRLAAHEAGMTADRIVCEISEKKASDTQMVADFAYHMHDIGFRVALDDYGAGDSDIDRVKLIKPDYVKFEAGWVRDFMQNSAGAALLRVIVSQFRDDGIEPVFEGLESGWQVDLCEELGVVLMQGYALAKPELAPTSFDARFPELGSAYFNTAPRTDRTMPPFFREERQTEPHPQRQTRTFGKRGL